From a single Apostichopus japonicus isolate 1M-3 chromosome 12, ASM3797524v1, whole genome shotgun sequence genomic region:
- the LOC139977192 gene encoding uncharacterized protein isoform X1 — protein sequence MEFRLHSRSSNEPSATKAVTDIDLDTSLSIQSLVNKEGGILEIPGTDVRLEIPCGAIEQECLIQMRIIPISFQEESKSSFTSNSTVVVELLPDNLKLHQLAKLTLPHCLQLKKTGERKAMVYSSHHAKGSKPMWRPKPNVLYQLNDTNCVIWIKSFSWETYEIDGKIVEFKQIQVYAAHNQNPLSKIIPIHVGFYPKLPGERPNNLRILEEIPFLFCKEGNLPLKILFKEVKPMSWKYTGGEEVKLQTIPYINVAVNVDCRCSFVFEKVGEEDCILVFEATQKVPVPLIVQLKLQDISASSLSGNPAPSQSAEVPHSKKRRFNESTAVVMSTDSMPSFSQEVPTVSNVQRQNTMIPEYHSNPSMVPQVGETRSDNQLVAAPTWPTEQIAQSMPIHTLPMEIEATGGRTKVLATFLSGSSQALQPRDVRLSQQTRVVESSPVEDATLWDLSKEIPKEWKNVGRNLGLKEPELCNLERDYTNQEHKETVYQMLLYWKKRTGSQATYTVLGEALEAAGRRDLREKLY from the exons ATGGAGTTTAGACTACACAGTAGGAGCTCTAATGAACCATCAGCAACAAAAGCAGTTACAG ATATAGACTTGGACACATCTCTTAGCATACAATCTTTGGTTAACAAGGAAGGAGGGATTCTAGAGATACCAGGGACTGACGTTAGACTAGAGATTCCTTGTGGTGCTATTGAACAGGAATGCTTGATCCAGATGAGAATCATACCAATCAGTTTTCAAGAAGAGTCTAAATCATCATTTACCAGTAACTCAACAGTAGTAGTGGAACTTCTTCCTGATAATCTGAAGTTACATCAGTTAGCAAAACTCACCCTGCCTCACTGTCTGCAGTTGAAGAAAACTGGTGAACGTAAAGCCATGGTGTACAGCAGTCACCATGCTaaag GTTCTAAGCCAATGTGGAGGCCAAAACCTAATGTTTTGTATCAGCTGAATGACACAAACTGTGTAATCTGGATTAAAAGCTTTTCCTGGGAGACATATGAGATTGATGGCAAAATTGTTGAATTTAAACAGATCCAAGTCTATGCTGCTCATAACCAGAACCCACTTTCTAAAATAATACCCATACATGTTGGCTTCTACCCTAAACTGCCAGGTGAAAGACCG AATAATTTGCGAATTTTGGAAGAAATTCCGTTCCTATTCTGTAAAGAGGGAAACTTGCCTTTGAAGATACTATTTAAGGAGGTAAAGCCAATGTCCTGGAAATATACAGGAGGGGAAGAAGTAAAG CTGCAGACAATTCCTTATATAAACGTAGCAGTCAACGTAGACTGTCGGTGTTCATTTGTCTTTGAGAAGGTTGGAGAAGAAGATTGCATTTTAGTCTTTGAAGCTACTCAGAAAGTTCCAGTACCTTTGATTGTCCAGTTGAAG CTGCAGGACATATCAGCATCATCCCTCTCAGGCAATCCTGCGCCATCACAGTCAGCAGAGGTCCCACACTCAAAGAAGAGACGCTTTAATGAATCTACAGCTGTAGTGATG AGTACTGATTCAATGCCAAGCTTTTCTCAAGAAGTCCCAACTGTTTCCAATGTACAGCGTCAGAATACCATGATACCAGAATATCATAGTAACCCTTCAATGGTGCCACAAG TAGGAGAAACTAGAAGTGACAATCAACTTGTAGCTGCACCAACTTGGCCTACAGAGCAAATAGCTCAAAGCATGCCAATCCACACACTTCCTATGGAAATAGAGGCAACAGGTGGACGCACG AAAGTACTGGCTACATTTCTCTCAGGGAGTTCTCAAGCATTACAGCCAAGAGATGTGAGACTTTCCCAACAGACAAGAGTTGTGGAATCTTCACCAGTTGAAGATGCCACTTTGTGG GATCTCTCAAAGGAAATTCCAAAAGAATGGAAAAATGTAGGTAGAAATCTTGGACTAAAGGAACCAGAGCTTTGTAACCTTGAGAGAGATTATACCAACCAGGAACACAAGGAAACTGTTTATCAAATGTTGTTGTATTGGAAAAAGAGAACTGGAAGTCAAGCCACATACACAGTACTGGGAGAGGCTTTAGAAGCAGCTGGCCGCAGAGACCTGCGAGAGAAGCTGTATTAG
- the LOC139977192 gene encoding uncharacterized protein isoform X2, whose product MEFRLHSRSSNEPSATKAVTDLDTSLSIQSLVNKEGGILEIPGTDVRLEIPCGAIEQECLIQMRIIPISFQEESKSSFTSNSTVVVELLPDNLKLHQLAKLTLPHCLQLKKTGERKAMVYSSHHAKGSKPMWRPKPNVLYQLNDTNCVIWIKSFSWETYEIDGKIVEFKQIQVYAAHNQNPLSKIIPIHVGFYPKLPGERPNNLRILEEIPFLFCKEGNLPLKILFKEVKPMSWKYTGGEEVKLQTIPYINVAVNVDCRCSFVFEKVGEEDCILVFEATQKVPVPLIVQLKLQDISASSLSGNPAPSQSAEVPHSKKRRFNESTAVVMSTDSMPSFSQEVPTVSNVQRQNTMIPEYHSNPSMVPQVGETRSDNQLVAAPTWPTEQIAQSMPIHTLPMEIEATGGRTKVLATFLSGSSQALQPRDVRLSQQTRVVESSPVEDATLWDLSKEIPKEWKNVGRNLGLKEPELCNLERDYTNQEHKETVYQMLLYWKKRTGSQATYTVLGEALEAAGRRDLREKLY is encoded by the exons ATGGAGTTTAGACTACACAGTAGGAGCTCTAATGAACCATCAGCAACAAAAGCAGTTACAG ACTTGGACACATCTCTTAGCATACAATCTTTGGTTAACAAGGAAGGAGGGATTCTAGAGATACCAGGGACTGACGTTAGACTAGAGATTCCTTGTGGTGCTATTGAACAGGAATGCTTGATCCAGATGAGAATCATACCAATCAGTTTTCAAGAAGAGTCTAAATCATCATTTACCAGTAACTCAACAGTAGTAGTGGAACTTCTTCCTGATAATCTGAAGTTACATCAGTTAGCAAAACTCACCCTGCCTCACTGTCTGCAGTTGAAGAAAACTGGTGAACGTAAAGCCATGGTGTACAGCAGTCACCATGCTaaag GTTCTAAGCCAATGTGGAGGCCAAAACCTAATGTTTTGTATCAGCTGAATGACACAAACTGTGTAATCTGGATTAAAAGCTTTTCCTGGGAGACATATGAGATTGATGGCAAAATTGTTGAATTTAAACAGATCCAAGTCTATGCTGCTCATAACCAGAACCCACTTTCTAAAATAATACCCATACATGTTGGCTTCTACCCTAAACTGCCAGGTGAAAGACCG AATAATTTGCGAATTTTGGAAGAAATTCCGTTCCTATTCTGTAAAGAGGGAAACTTGCCTTTGAAGATACTATTTAAGGAGGTAAAGCCAATGTCCTGGAAATATACAGGAGGGGAAGAAGTAAAG CTGCAGACAATTCCTTATATAAACGTAGCAGTCAACGTAGACTGTCGGTGTTCATTTGTCTTTGAGAAGGTTGGAGAAGAAGATTGCATTTTAGTCTTTGAAGCTACTCAGAAAGTTCCAGTACCTTTGATTGTCCAGTTGAAG CTGCAGGACATATCAGCATCATCCCTCTCAGGCAATCCTGCGCCATCACAGTCAGCAGAGGTCCCACACTCAAAGAAGAGACGCTTTAATGAATCTACAGCTGTAGTGATG AGTACTGATTCAATGCCAAGCTTTTCTCAAGAAGTCCCAACTGTTTCCAATGTACAGCGTCAGAATACCATGATACCAGAATATCATAGTAACCCTTCAATGGTGCCACAAG TAGGAGAAACTAGAAGTGACAATCAACTTGTAGCTGCACCAACTTGGCCTACAGAGCAAATAGCTCAAAGCATGCCAATCCACACACTTCCTATGGAAATAGAGGCAACAGGTGGACGCACG AAAGTACTGGCTACATTTCTCTCAGGGAGTTCTCAAGCATTACAGCCAAGAGATGTGAGACTTTCCCAACAGACAAGAGTTGTGGAATCTTCACCAGTTGAAGATGCCACTTTGTGG GATCTCTCAAAGGAAATTCCAAAAGAATGGAAAAATGTAGGTAGAAATCTTGGACTAAAGGAACCAGAGCTTTGTAACCTTGAGAGAGATTATACCAACCAGGAACACAAGGAAACTGTTTATCAAATGTTGTTGTATTGGAAAAAGAGAACTGGAAGTCAAGCCACATACACAGTACTGGGAGAGGCTTTAGAAGCAGCTGGCCGCAGAGACCTGCGAGAGAAGCTGTATTAG